A single window of Silurus meridionalis isolate SWU-2019-XX chromosome 11, ASM1480568v1, whole genome shotgun sequence DNA harbors:
- the LOC124393120 gene encoding mucin-12-like isoform X47, whose product MWCCKRLWLLLIALVHILDVRALGVWNRRPAQDWYSVDVKMGLDQTQGSSFLPDGGHNSTARRDESKANAGALQNSVVSHAGLSSSDALGTGFSGQSENIFNTIQGFQTQNVGLCAQSTSDQDVPTPEIQTSHGVQSFGMSNHQGLPSPCGGSQTGPAFIVTQQTSENAMSSGSMLGTSSFTNGYQTQGLTGYGLFQGLVSQFGSSQTQPGTNQLSFAPASTVTQQVTDSATTGGSSSFSIPSSPSGSQSPSAYWLSLGLSSPYGGFQTQPGTNQLGSVPASTVTQQVTDSATTGGSPSGSQSSTGYGLFQGLVSQFGSSQTQPGTNQLSSAPASTVTQQVTDSATTGGSPSGSQSSTGYGLFQGLVSQFGSSQTQPGTNQLSSAPASTVTQQVTDSATTGGSSSFSIPSSPSGSQSPSAYWLSLGLSSPYGGFQTQPGTNQLGSVPASTVTQQVTDSATTGGSPSGSQSSTGYGLFQGLVSQFGSSQTQPGTNQLSSAPASTVTQQVTDSATTGGSPSGSQSPSAYWLSLGLSSPYGGFQTQPGTNQLGSVPASTVTQQVTDSATTGDSPSGSQSSTGYGLFQGLVSQFGSSQTQPGTNQLSSAPASTVTQQVTDSATTGGSPSGSQSSTGYGLFQGLVSQFGSSQTQPGTNQLSSAPASTVTQQVTDSATTGGSSSFSIPSSPSGSQSPSAYWLSLGLSSPYGGFQTQPGTNQLSFAPASTVTQQVTDSATTGGSPSGSQSPSAYWLSLGLSSPYGGFQTQPGTNQLSSAPASTVTQQVTDSATTGGSPSGSQSSTGYGLFQGLVSQFGSSQTQPGTNQLSSAPASTVTQQVTDSATTGGSSSFSIPSSPSGSQSPSAYWLSLGLSSPYVGFQTQPGTNQLGSVPASTVTQQVTDSAPTGGSPSGSQSSTGYGLFQGLVSQFGSSQTQPGTNQLSSAPASTVTQQVTDSATTGGSPSGSQSPSAYWLSLGLSSPYGGFQTQPGTNQLGSVPASTVTQQVTDSATTGDSPSGSQSSTGYGLFQGLVSQFGSSQTQPGTNQLSSAPALTVTQQVTDSATTGGSPSGSQSPSAYWLSLGLSSPYGGFQTQPGTNQLGSVPASTVTQQVTDSATTGGSSSFSIPSSPSGSQSPSAYWLSLGLSSPYGGFQTQPGTNQLGSVPASTVTQQVTDSATTGDSPSGSQSSTGYGLFQGLVSQFGSSQTQPGTNQLSSAPASTVTQQVTDSATTGGSPSGSQSSTGYGLFQGLVSQFGSSQTQPGTNQLSFAPASTVTQQVTDSATTGGSSSFSIPSSPSGSQSPSAYWLSLGLSSPYGGFQTQPGTNQLGSVPASTVTQQVTDSATTGGSPSGSQSSTGYGLFQGLVSQFGSSQTQPGTNQLSSAPASTVTQQVTDSATTGGSSSFSIPSSPSGSQSPSAYWLSLGLSSPYGGFQTQPGTNQLGSVPASTVTQQVTDSATTGGSPSGSQSPSAYWLSLGLSSPYGGFQTQPGTNQLGSVPASTVTQQVTDSATTGGSPSGSQSSTGYGLFQGLVSQFGSSQTQPGTNQLSFAPASTVTQQVTDSATTGGSSSFSIPSSPSGSQSPSAYWLSLGLSSPYGGFQTQPGTNQLGSVPASTVTQQVTDSATTGGSPSGSQSSTGYGLFQGLVSQFGSSQTQPGTNQLSSAPASTVTQQVTDSATTGGSPSGSQSSTGYGLFQGLVSQFGSSQTQPGTNQLSSAPASTVTQQVTDSATTGGSPSGSQSSTGYGLFQGLVSQFGSSQTQPGTNQLSSAPASTVTQQVTDSATTGGSSSFSIPSSPSGSQSPSAYWLSLGLSSPYGGFQTQPGTNQLSSAPASTVTQQVTDSATTGGSSSFSIPSSPSGSQSSTGYGLFQGLSSPYGGFQTQPGTNQLSSAPASTVTQQVTDSATTGGSPSGSQSSTGYGLFQGLSSHDGGFQTQPGTNQLSSAPASTVTQQVTDSATTGGSSSFSIPSSPSGSQSSTGYGLFQGLVSQFGSSQTQQGTNQLSSAPASTVTQQSAESGPSISPPVSLSSSLSGSQSPSAYWLSLGLSSPFGGFQTQPGTNQLGSVPASTVTQQVTDSATTGGSSSFSISSSPSGSQSSTGYGLFQGLVNQFGSTQTQPGTNQLSSAPASTVTQQSAETGPSISPPVSLSSSLSGSQSSTGYGLFQGLSSHDGGFQTQPGTNQLSSAPASTVTQQVTDSSTTGGSSSFSIPSSPSGSQSPSAYWLSLGLSSPYGGFQTQPGTNQLGSVPASTVTQQVTDSGTTGGSPSGSQSSSGYGLFQGLVSQSGSSQTQPGTNQLSSVPALTVTQQSVESGPSISPPVSLSSSLSGSQSPSAYWLSLGLSSPYGGFQTQQGTNQLSSAPASTVTQQVTGSATTGGSPSGSQSSTGYGLSQQGTNYLGSVTALTSSSASSAFQSQTLSQEQSHNVQQLGTFNQMLPAFWFGHQSCKNNVFSGSSNISKLTSH is encoded by the exons ATGTGGTGCTGCAAAAG GCTCTGGTTACTCTTAATTGCTTTAGTTCACATACTGGATGTAAGGGCACTTGGAG TGTGGAACAGAAGGCCTGCACAGGATTGGTACAGTGTTGATGTAAAGATGGGTCTTGATCAGACTCAAGGAAGCAGTTTCCTTCCTGATGGTGGCCACAACTCCACAGCCAGGAGGGATGAAAGTAAAGCCAATGCTGGAGCTTTGCAAAATAGTGTAGTCTCTCATGCAGGCTTATCTTCATCAGATGCCCTGGGAACTGGATTTTCTGGTCAGTCAGAGAATATATTTAACACCATTCAAGGCTTCCAAACTCAGAATGTTGGTTTGTGTGCTCAATCCACATCTGATCAGGATGTTCCAACCCCTGAGATTCAGACCAGCCATGGGGTTCAATCTTTTGGCATGTCAAACCATCAAGGGCTTCCAAGCCCATGTGGTGGTAGTCAAACAGGCCCTGCCTTTATTGTGACTCAGCAGACCTCAGAAAATGCAATGTCCAGTGGTTCAATGCTTGGTACATCAAGCTTTACCAATGGTTATCAAACCCAAGGCTTGACTGGCTATGGACTGTTTCAAGGGCTTGTGAGCCAGTTTGGTAGTTCCCagacacagccaggcacaaatcaaCTGAGTTTTGCTCCTGCTTCAACTGTGACCCAGCAGGTAACTGACAGTGCTACAACAGGAGGCTCCTCTAGTTTCAGCATCCCAAGCTCtcctagtggttctcaaagccCCTCTGCCTATTGGCTTTCCCTAGGCCTTTCCAGCCCATATGGTGGTTTCCagacacagccaggcacaaatcaaCTGGGCTCTGTTCCTGCTTCAACTGTGACCCAGCAGGTAACTGACAGTGCTACAACAGGAGGCTCtcctagtggttctcaaagctcAACTGGCTATGGACTGTTTCAAGGACTTGTGAGCCAGTTTGGTAGTTCCCagacacagccaggcacaaatcaactgagttctgctcctgcttcaactgtgacccagcaggtaactgacagtgctacaacaggaggctctcctagtggttctcaaagctcAACTGGTTATGGACTGTTTCAAGGACTTGTGAGCCAGTTTGGTAGTTCCCagacacagccaggcacaaatcaaCTGAGTTCTGCTCCTGCTTCAACTGTGACCCAGCAGGTAACTGACAGTGCTACAACAGGAGGCTCCTCTAGTTTCAGCATCCCAAGCTCtcctagtggttctcaaagccCCTCTGCCTATTGGCTTTCCCTAGGCCTTTCCAGCCCATATGGTGGTTTCCagacacagccaggcacaaatcaaCTGGGCTCTGTTCCTGCTTCAACTGTGACCCAGCAGGTAACTGACAGTGCTACAACAGGAGGCTCtcctagtggttctcaaagctcAACTGGCTATGGACTGTTTCAAGGACTTGTGAGCCAGTTTGGTAGTTCCCagacacagccaggcacaaatcaactgagttctgctcctgcttcaactgtgacccagcaggtaactgacagtgctacaacaggaggctctcctagtggttctcaaagccCCTCTGCCTATTGGCTTTCCCTAGGCCTTTCCAGCCCTTATGGTGGTTTCCagacacagccaggcacaaatcaaCTGGGCTCTGTTCCTGCTTCAACTGTGACCCAGCAGGTAACTGACAGTGCTACAACAGGAGACTCtcctagtggttctcaaagctcAACTGGCTATGGACTGTTTCAAGGACTTGTGAGCCAGTTTGGTAGTTCCCagacacagccaggcacaaatcaactgagttctgctcctgcttcaactgtgacccagcaggtaactgacagtgctacaacaggaggctctcctagtggttctcaaagctcAACTGGTTATGGACTGTTTCAAGGACTTGTGAGCCAGTTTGGTAGTTCCCagacacagccaggcacaaatcaaCTGAGTTCTGCTCCTGCTTCAACTGTGACCCAGCAGGTAACTGACAGTGCTACAACAGGAG GCTCCTCTAGTTTCAGCATCCCAAGCTCtcctagtggttctcaaagccCCTCTGCCTATTGGCTTTCCCTAGGCCTTTCCAGCCCATATGGTGGCTTCCagacacagccaggcacaaatcaactgagttttgctcctgcttcaactgtgacccagcaggtaactgacagtgctacaacaggaggctctcctagtggttctcaaagccCCTCTGCCTATTGGCTTTCCCTAGGCCTTTCCAGCCCTTATGGTGGTTTCCagacacagccag gcacaaatcaaCTGAGTTCTGCTCCTGCTTCAACTGTGACCCAGCAGGTAACTGACAGTGCTACAACAGGAG GCTCtcctagtggttctcaaagctcAACTGGTTATGGACTGTTTCAAGGACTTGTGAGCCAGTTTGGTAGTTCCCagacacagccaggcacaaatcaactgagttctgctcctgcttcaactgtgacccagcaggtaactgacagtgctacaacaggag GCTCCTCTAGTTTCAGCATCCCAAGCTCtcctagtggttctcaaagccCCTCTGCCTATTGGCTTTCCCTAGGCCTTTCCAGCCCTTATGTTGGTTTCCAGACACAGCCAGGAACAAATCAACTGGGCTCTGTTCCTGCTTCAACTGTGACCCAGCAGGTAACTGACAGTGCTCCAACAGGAGGCTCtcctagtggttctcaaagctcAACTGGCTATGGACTGTTTCAAGGACTTGTGAGCCAGTTTGGTAGTTCCCagacacagccag gcacaaatcaaCTGAGTTCTGCTCCTGCTTCAACTGTGACCCAGCAGGTAACTGACAGTGCTACAACAGGAG gctctcctagtggttctcaaagccCCTCTGCCTATTGGCTTTCCCTAGGCCTTTCCAGCCCTTATGGTGGTTTCCagacacagccaggcacaaatcaaCTGGGCTCTGTTCCTGCTTCAACTGTGACCCAGCAGGTAACTGACAGTGCTACAACAGGAGACTCtcctagtggttctcaaagctcAACTGGCTATGGACTGTTTCAAGGACTTGTGAGCCAGTTTGGTAGTTCCCagacacagccaggcacaaatcaactgagttctgctcctgctttaactgtgacccagcaggtaactgacagtgctacaacaggaggctctcctagtggttctcaaagccCCTCTGCCTATTGGCTTTCCCTAGGCCTTTCCAGCCCTTATGGTGGTTTCCagacacagccaggcacaaatcaaCTGGGCTCTGTTCCTGCTTCAACTGTGACCCAGCAGGTAACTGACAGTGCTACAACAGGAG GCTCCTCTAGTTTCAGCATCCCAA gctctcctagtggttctcaaagccCCTCTGCCTATTGGCTTTCCCTAGGCCTTTCCAGCCCTTATGGTGGTTTCCagacacagccaggcacaaatcaaCTGGGCTCTGTTCCTGCTTCAACTGTGACCCAGCAGGTAACTGACAGTGCTACAACAGGAGACTCtcctagtggttctcaaagctcAACTGGCTATGGACTGTTTCAAGGACTTGTGAGCCAGTTTGGTAGTTCCCagacacagccag gcacaaatcaactgagttctgctcctgcttcaactgtgacccagcaggtaactgacagtgctacaacaggaggctctcctagtggttctcaaagctcAACTGGTTATGGACTGTTTCAAGGACTTGTGAGCCAGTTTGGTAGTTCCCagacacagccaggcacaaatcaaCTGAGTTTTGCTCCTGCTTCAACTGTGACCCAGCAGGTAACTGACAGTGCTACAACAGGAGGCTCCTCTAGTTTCAGCATCCCAAGCTCtcctagtggttctcaaagccCCTCTGCCTATTGGCTTTCCCTAGGCCTTTCCAGCCCATATGGTGGTTTCCagacacagccaggcacaaatcaaCTGGGCTCTGTTCCTGCTTCAACTGTGACCCAGCAGGTAACTGACAGTGCTACAACAGGAGGCTCtcctagtggttctcaaagctcAACTGGCTATGGACTGTTTCAAGGACTTGTGAGCCAGTTTGGTAGTTCCCagacacagccaggcacaaatcaactgagttctgctcctgcttcaactgtgacccagcaggtaactgacagtgctacaacaggag GCTCCTCTAGTTTCAGCATCCCAAGCTCtcctagtggttctcaaagccCCTCTGCCTATTGGCTTTCCCTAGGCCTTTCCAGCCCATATGGTGGTTTCCagacacagccaggcacaaatcaaCTGGGCTCTGTTCCTGCTTCAACTGTGACCCAGCAGGTAACTGACAGTGCTACAACAGGAG gctctcctagtggttctcaaagccCCTCTGCCTATTGGCTTTCCCTAGGCCTTTCCAGCCCTTATGGTGGTTTCCagacacagccaggcacaaatcaaCTGGGCTCTGTTCCTGCTTCAACTGTGACCCAGCAGGTAACTGACAGTGCTACAACAGGAGGCTCtcctagtggttctcaaagctcAACTGGCTATGGACTGTTTCAAGGACTTGTGAGCCAGTTTGGTAGTTCCCagacacagccaggcacaaatcaaCTGAGTTTTGCTCCTGCTTCAACTGTGACCCAGCAGGTAACTGACAGTGCTACAACAGGAGGCTCCTCTAGTTTCAGCATCCCAAGCTCtcctagtggttctcaaagccCCTCTGCCTATTGGCTTTCCCTAGGCCTTTCCAGCCCATATGGTGGTTTCCagacacagccaggcacaaatcaaCTGGGCTCTGTTCCTGCTTCAACTGTGACCCAGCAGGTAACTGACAGTGCTACAACAGGAGGCTCtcctagtggttctcaaagctcAACTGGCTATGGACTGTTTCAAGGACTTGTGAGCCAGTTTGGTAGTTCCCagacacagccaggcacaaatcaactgagttctgctcctgcttcaactgtgacccagcaggtaactgacagtgctacaacaggaggctctcctagtggttctcaaagctcAACTGGTTATGGACTGTTTCAAGGACTTGTGAGCCAGTTTGGTAGTTCCCagacacagccaggcacaaatcaaCTGAGTTCTGCTCCTGCTTCAACTGTGACCCAGCAGGTAACTGACAGTGCTACAACAGGAG GCTCtcctagtggttctcaaagctcAACTGGTTATGGACTGTTTCAAGGACTTGTGAGCCAGTTTGGTAGTTCCCagacacagccaggcacaaatcaactgagttctgctcctgcttcaactgtgacccagcaggtaactgacagtgctacaacaggag GCTCCTCTAGTTTCAGCATCCCAAGCTCtcctagtggttctcaaagccCCTCTGCCTATTGGCTTTCCCTAG GCCTTTCCAGCCCATATGGTGGTTTCCagacacagccaggcacaaatcaaCTGAGTTCTGCTCCTGCTTCAACTGTGACCCAGCAGGTAACTGACAGTGCTACAACAGGAGGCTCCTCTAGTTTCAGCATCCCAAGCTCtcctagtg GTTCTCAAAGCTCAACTGGCTATGGACTGTTTCAAGGACTTTCCAGCCCATATGGTGGTTTCCagacacagccaggcacaaatcaactgagttctgctcctgcttcaactgtgacccagcaggtaactgacagtgctacaacaggaggctctcctagtggttctcaaagctcAACTGGCTATGGACTGTTTCAAGGACTTTCCAGCCATGATGGTGGTTTCCagacacagccaggcacaaatcaaCTGAGTTCTGCTCCTGCTTCAACTGTGACCCAGCAGGTAACTGACAGTGCTACAACAGGAG GCTCCTCTAGTTTCAGCATCCCAAGCTCtcctagtggttctcaaagctcAACTGGCTATGGACTGTTTCAAGGACTTGTGAGCCAGTTTGGTAGTTCCCAGACACAGCAAGGCACAAATCAACTGAGTTCTGCTCCTGCTTCAACTGTAACCCAACAGTCTGCTGAGAGTGGACCATCCATTAGCCCTCCTGTTTCATTGTCCTCCAGTTTGAGTGGGTCTCAAAGCCCCTCTGCCTATTGGCTTTCCCTAGGCCTTTCCAGCCCATTTGGTGGTTTCCAGACACAGCCAGGAACAAATCAACTGGGCTCTGTTCCTGCTTCAACTGTGACCCAGCAGGTAACTGACAGTGCTACAACAGGAG GCTCCTCTAGTTTCAGCATCTCCAGCTCtcctagtggttctcaaagctcAACTGGCTATGGACTGTTTCAAGGACTTGTGAACCAGTTTGGTAGTACCCagacacagccaggcacaaatcaaCTGAGTTCTGCTCCTGCTTCAACTGTGACCCAACAGTCTGCTGAGACTGGACCATCCATTAGCCCTCCTGTTTCATTGTCCTCCAGTTTGAGTGGTTCTCAAAGCTCAACTGGCTATGGACTGTTTCAAGGACTTTCCAGCCATGATGGTGGTTTCCagacacagccaggcacaaatcaaCTGAGTTCTGCTCCTGCTTCAACTGTGACCCAGCAGGTAACTGACAGTTCTACAACAGGTGGGTCCTCTAGTTTCAGCATCCCAAGCTCtcctagtggttctcaaagccCCTCTGCCTATTGGCTTTCCCTAGGCCTTTCCAGCCCATATGGTGGTTTCCagacacagccaggcacaaatcaaCTGGGCTCTGTTCCTGCTTCAACTGTAACCCAGCAGGTAACTGACAGTGGTACAACAGGAGGCTCtcctagtggttctcaaagctcATCTGGCTATGGACTGTTTCAAGGACTTGTGAGCCAGTCTGGTAGTTCCCagacacagccaggcacaaatcaaCTGAGTTCTGTTCCTGCTTTAACTGTGACCCAACAGTCTGTTGAGAGTGGACCATCCATTAGCCCTCCTGTTTCATTGTCCTCCAGTTTGAGTGGTTCTCAAAGCCCCTCTGCCTATTGGCTTTCCCTAGGCCTTTCCAGCCCATATGGTGGTTTCCAGACACAGCAAGGCACAAATCAACTGAGTTCTGCTCCTGCTTCAACTGTGACCCAGCAGGTAACTGGCAGTGCTACAACAGGAGGCTCtcctagtggttctcaaagctcAACTGGCTATGGACTGTCACAGCAAGGCACAAATTATTTGGGCTCTGTTACTGCTTTAACTAGTAGCTCTGCTTCCAGTGCATTTCAAAGCCAAACTTTGTCTCAAGAACAGAGCCATAATGTACAGCAACTTGGGACCTTCAATCAGATGCTTCCTGCTTTTTGGTTTGGCCACCAGTCTTGTAAAAATAACGTGTTCAGTGGTTCTTCCAATATTTCCAAGCTTACCTCACATTAA